A single region of the Salvia miltiorrhiza cultivar Shanhuang (shh) chromosome 8, IMPLAD_Smil_shh, whole genome shotgun sequence genome encodes:
- the LOC131001913 gene encoding uncharacterized protein LOC131001913: protein MGPKRQRKSGNINNAEIGDKRSRQISDDDDFVSYDMLGQEQDATMRFNLVKEKRSNEANEEDSNNEVEFGVFPMLACRTNPQVLVNTIEKMNNIQKREIIDMGFGHILSLRVKEVPSMLGYWLLDNFNPITCEISLQDGRKLHIEHNDVYRVFGFPKGKRIIKKKKKQEHHELLNEWKKFFPGKEHKILPVDVSNEALRHIDGGIWFRRQFMILLTICLIENGSNGYVTPQIMRCFEDVSQLVVWDWCEFVFRCLVDHKIRWSKNQNNHFVGPNLFLTVCVK from the exons ATGGGTCCTAAACGCCAGCGTAAATCCGGAAACATCAATAATG CTGAGATTGGGGATAAGAGATCAAGACAAATTAGTGATGATGATGACTTTGTTAGTTATGACATGTTAGGCCAAGAACAAGATGCAACAATGAGGTTCAATTTGGTGAAGGAGAAAAGAAGCAACGAAGCTAATGAAGAAGATAGCAACAATGAGGTTGAGTTTGGTGTGTTCCCTATGTTGGCCTGCAGAACAAACCCACAAGTTCTGGTAAACACCATTGAGAAGATGAATAACATTCAAAAAAGGGAAATAATAGATATGGGGTTTGGCCACATACTATCATTGAGAGTAAAAGAAGTTCCATCAATGCTTGGCTATTGGCTTCTAGACAATTTTAATCCAATTACTTGTGAAATAAGTCTTCAGGATGGGAGAAAATTACACATCGAACATAATGATGTCTATCGTGTTTTTGGATTTCCAAAGGGGAAGCGTAttataaagaagaaaaagaaacagGAACATCATGAGCTTTTGAACGAGTGGAAGAAGTTTTTCCCGGGCAAGGAGCATAAAATTCTACCGGTAGATGTGTCCAATGAAGCTCTTCGGCACATTGATGGTGGTATCTGGTTTCGACGCcaatttatgattttattgaCGATCTGTCTCATAGAAAATGGGTCGAACGGCTATGTTACGCCTCAAATAATGCGATGTTTTGAAGATGTTTCTCAATTGGTTGTGTGGGATTGGTGTGAATTTGTATTTAGGTGTCTGGTAGATCACAAGATTCGTTGGTCAAAGAATCAGAACAACCATTTTGTTGGTCCAAATCTCTTTTTAACAGTATGTGTTAAATAA
- the LOC130998203 gene encoding protein FAR1-RELATED SEQUENCE 5-like produces the protein MKPHRHIVCNRAGLKSDSKSSSSKKFTKPKKKRKTVSTRVDCMARIVFRLEAVVGYVVHDFSEEHTHHMVPASKCHLMKSHRNVGYVHQMFLLCGMKANIGPMRTFRFFKEIVGNYDDVGCTSIDFKNYVRDLRVHTEGVDAKILLDNLKKKQEKSQGFKYYFEIDEEAQLKRMFWSDETSIQNYHKFGDAVSFDATYSTNRYKLIFTPFTGKDNHGRCVTFGAALISNEDVDSYTWVLNKFVECMRSHPLVFITDQDPAMKIAIENVLPNTSHRLCMWHILMKVVEKLPRHLRDNTELKERFNNIVWSDLVEPHEFEQNWHRFMEEYDLFESRWFTDMFHRRANWVSSYFRDVKMSGLFRTTFMSESENSFFRRHFNKDANVVQLFMHYESAMDAQRTSYDTITMADETSSFDMCTDLRIEVHASNIYPNKIFKDEIQPEIVAAAVSCLMARMYDEDNLSYYEVDDTVHGVFKACYSSIDDHFSCSCKLFIRKGWLCKHIFFVMRTRKLNKIPEKYIIARWTKLSQMSQTPHEQNVPEPVVVKDDLPIQKFFLEVCKSFGHVRGDSSLSQQLCNDLKGITEKYSKLRVPFDSMSKHAMFEEFYGVPKPTEVDVLPPPVVHTKGSGCGERRKSTREKMIEQALKPKRRCRKCNQMVNHDSRNCPGKDVTDDSVDV, from the exons ATGAAACCACACAGGCATATAGTTTGTAATCGAGCAGGCCTGAAGAGTGACAGTAAAAGTTCGTCATCAAAGAAATTCACGAAGCCTAAGAAGAAACGCAAAACGGTCTCCACTAGAGTTGATTGCATGGCACGTATCGTGTTTCGTTTGGAAGCTGTGGTTGGGTATGTGGTTCACGACTTTTCTGAGGAACACACACACCACATGGTCCCTGCTTCCAAATGTCATCTTATGAAGTCACATCGGAACGTCGGCTATGTCCATCAAATGTTCCTTCTTTGTGGTATGAAGGCAAACATTGGACCCATGAGGACCTTTCGATTTTTCAAGGAGATAGTTGGTAATTATGATGACGTTGGATGCACAAGTATAGATTTTAAGAACTATGTTCGAGACCTTAGGGTCCATACGGAAGGTGTTGATGCCAAAATTCTGCTAGACaatttgaagaaaaaacaaGAGAAGTCCCAAGGTTTCAagtattattttgaaattgatgAAGAAGCTCAACTGAAGAGGATGTTTTGGTCAGACGAGACGTCAATTCAGAATTACCACAAATTCGGAGATGCCGTGTCATTTGATGCAACTTATTCAACCAATAG GTACAAGCTCATTTTTACACCATTCACCGGGAAAGATAACCATGGGAGGTGTGTAACCTTTGGAGCAGCTTTGATATCGAACGAGGATGTGGATTCATATACATGGGTTCTCAACAAGTTTGTTGAGTGCATGAGATCTCACCCTTTAGTATTTATCACAGACCAAGATCCGGCGATGAAGATAGCTATAGAAAATGTGCTACCTAACACGTCTCACAGATTGTGCATGTGGCATATACTAATGAAAGTTGTTGAAAAGTTGCCAAGGCATTTAAGGGACAACACTGAGCTGAAGGAAAGGTTCAATAATATAGTGTGGTCGGATCTTGTTGAGCCGCATGAATTCGAGCAGAATTGGCATCGTTTTATGGAGGAGTATGATCTATTTGAGAGTAGGTGGTTCACTGATATGTTTCACAGGCGTGCTAACTGGGTATCTTCATATTTTCGTGATGTCAAGATGAGTGGTCTTTTTAGGACAACATTTATGTCAGAGAGCGAGAACAGTTTCTTCAGGCGCCATTTTAATAAAGATGCAAATGTGGTTCAGTTGTTCATGCATTATGAAAGTGCTATGGATGCACAACGCACTTCATACGACACTATCACTATGGCTGACGAAACCAGCTCATTTGATATGTGCACAGACTTACGTATAGAAGTTCATGCTTCAAATATCTACCCGAACAAAATCTTCAAGGATGAGATACAGCCTGAAATCGTGGCTGCTGCTGTATCTTGTCTGATGGCACGCATGTACGATGAGGATAATCTCAGTTACTATGAGGTTGACGACACAGTTCATGGAGTTTTTAAAGCGTGCTACAGTTCTATTGATGATCACTTCTCTTGCTCTTGCAAGCTGTTCATCAGAAAGGGTTGGTTGTGCAAACACATTTTCTTTGTCATGCGAACAAGAAAATTGAACAAGATTCCTGAAAAATATATTATCGCACGCTGGACCAAACTTTCACAGATGAGCCAAACCCCGCACGAACAGAATGTGCCGGAGCCCGTGGTTGTGAAGGATGACCTCCCAATACAGAAATTCTTTCTTGAAGTTTGTAAAAGTTTCGGCCACGTACGAGGGGATTCTTCGCTGAGTCAGCAGCTATGCAACGATTTGAAGGGTATCACTGAGAAATATTCGAAGTTGAGAGTACCATTTGATTCAATGTCGAAGCATGCTATGTTTGAAGAATTTTATGGTGTACCTAAACCTACTGAGGTTGATGTATTACCGCCTCCTGTAGTGCACACTAAGGGCAGTGGCTGTGGTGAGAGGAGGAAATCCACAAGGGAAAAAATGATTGAACAAGCACTCAAGCCTAAGAGGAGATGCAGGAAATGCAATCAGATGGTAAACCACGATTCACGTAATTGTCCTGGGAAGGATGTTACAGATGATTCAGTGGATGTTTGA